CACATATGGCCGTGGCATATCTCGTAGCGAAGACACGGAGTAGATATGTGTAGGGTCGTTGAAAAGAGACTGCGCACACGAAGAAACCACAATCACTGGAACGTACTCATGAAGTTCTTTAATAGCGGTGTACAAGTCCGATCGGGTCTCAATTGGCTTCCCATATAAAAGTTCCAATTCAAACTGATTTGGAGTGATGATATCGACCAGCCCAGAGCGAATAACCGCCTTGTATTCCGGTATCACGTCTTTATCAACGTATAACTCGCCTTCATCACCCATGACTGGATCTAGCAACCATAGCAAATTCCTGTCCCTCTTTTTAAGCTGCTCGTAAAATCTTGCCATACATGTCAAAGTGCTGCTATTGGGCATATACCCGGACAGCAACGCATTGTAATCATCTGAGAGTTTCATGACACCTTCGAATACCTGCTCCAATTGTTCGGCATTGGCCCTCGACCCAAACACCCTTCCAATTCCATATCCAGTATGGTTTGAAAACTGTACACTGTTAACACAGTCCACATCCCATCCAACACATTGTAGCGGGAATGTGGCTGCCTTAT
The Kluyveromyces marxianus DMKU3-1042 DNA, complete genome, chromosome 1 DNA segment above includes these coding regions:
- the BUD16 gene encoding putative pyridoxal kinase BUD16; the protein is MPRILACQSHVVHGYVGNKAATFPLQCVGWDVDCVNSVQFSNHTGYGIGRVFGSRANAEQLEQVFEGVMKLSDDYNALLSGYMPNSSTLTCMARFYEQLKKRDRNLLWLLDPVMGDEGELYVDKDVIPEYKAVIRSGLVDIITPNQFELELLYGKPIETRSDLYTAIKELHEYVPVIVVSSCAQSLFNDPTHIYSVSSLRDMPRPYVYRVPVIESYFTGVGDLFSAMLLHRLYYMFQSGKIDQFHTETNIVLNIMHKVLEITKKHAKNIKGCIGDPNSMKEMELRVIESIDCYDCNTIDRDFYFDYNWEEEEAHGQN